Proteins from a single region of Hordeum vulgare subsp. vulgare chromosome 6H, MorexV3_pseudomolecules_assembly, whole genome shotgun sequence:
- the LOC123401430 gene encoding rop guanine nucleotide exchange factor 14 has protein sequence MRMKTLACCRRRPQDFSVDMDQEPEKVTTYNGLESCIFNSSSYDEESGVSATTGADGCVTADSLEDEVSSCSSSKDVDGSSFSSQCLPLSKQEEHSLYELDTLDAIHLLPVKGKNPITYTLSAADIETMKEKFAKLLLGDDVSGGARGVCAALALSNGITNLSATIFGELWKLEPLCEEKKIRWRKEMDWLLSPTTYMVELVPTKQNGADGCMFEIMTPKARSDVHVNLPALQKLDSMLIEVLDSMVDTEYWYVESGSRSGGRGKNNGQRQTKKWWLPSPCVPEQGLSQFQRKRIVFQAKLVHQILKAAKSINEQVLHQIPIPMAVMDALPKSGRSSLGEDLYHAITTDYIPIEEIFVSLSLKTEHSVLETMNRLEGALFAWNQRISEEKCKRSPGRHSWNFMKDNSSELEKMSACIERVETLIQLLKSRFPNLPPTFIDVVKVQYNEDVGHGIVEAYSRVLVGVAFSILSRVAEIMLEDDLIKKPNTPMATLKFDLSSDVYLEGITETPPGHIRRSLMDQISMVDGRFDAVVKKRGAKQLMW, from the exons atgaggatgaagacgCTGGCGTGCTGCCGGCGGCGGCCGCAGGATTTCAGCGTCGACATGGACCAAGAGCCGGAAA AGGTGACGACATACAATGGCCTCGAGAGCTGCATTTTCAATAGTTCCTCATATGACGAGGAGAGTGGTGTTAGCGCAACGACAGGGGCGGATGGCTGTGTCACCGCTGACTCCCTTGAAGATGAAGTTTCAAGTTGCTCCTCCAGCAAAGATGTTGAtggttcttccttctcttcccaatgccttccattGAGCAAGCAGGAGGAGCATTCGCTTTATGAGTTGGATACACTCGATGCTATCCATCTACTCCCTGTCAAAGGGAAGAATCCGATCACATATACGCTGAGTGCTGCTGATATTGAAACCATGAAGGAGAAGTTTGCAAAGCTACTGCTTGGCGATGACGTTTCTGGAGGTGCCAGGGGAGTTTGCGCTGCTCTGGCCTTGTCCAATGGCATAACCAATCTCTCAG CCACTATTTTTGGAGAGTTGTGGAAGTTGGAACCActgtgtgaggaaaaaaagatcaGGTGGCGGAAGGAAATGGACTGGTTGCTTTCTCCGACGACTTACATGGTCGAGCTGGTACCCACAAAGCAAAACGGAGCAGATGGGTGCATGTTTGAG ATTATGACCCCGAAGGCCCGTTCAGATGTTCATGTGAACCTTCCTGCTCTACAGAAGCTTGATTCCATGCTAATT GAAGTTCTGGACTCGATGGTGGACACAGAGTATTGGTACGTGGAGAGTGGTAGCCGATCAGGTGGCCGGGGCAAAAATAATGGTCAAAGACAGACCAAAAAGTGGTGGCTCCCATCCCCTTGTGTCCCTGAACAAGGGCTATCTCAGTTCCAGAGAAAAAGGATTGTGTTTCAGGCTAAACTTGTTCATCAAATCCTCAAAGCTGCAAAGTCTATCAACGAACAAGTCCTGCATCAGATCCCTATTCCCATGGCTGTTATGGACGCCCTTCCAAAG TCTGGCAGATCTAGCTTGGGTGAAGACCTGTACCATGCTATAACGACAGACTATATTCCTATCGAAGAAATCTTTGTTTCTCTGAGTCTAAAAACCGAGCATAGCGTGCTCGAGACCATGAACCGGTTAGAAGGCGCGCTTTTTGCGTGGAACCAAAGGATCTCGGAGGAGAAATGCAAGAGGTCTCCAGGCCGGCATTCCTGGAACTTCATGAAGGACAACTCGtcggagctggagaagatgtcggCGTGCATCGAAAGGGTCGAGACCCTCATCCAGCTTCTGAAATCCAGATTCCCCAACCTGCCTCCAACGTTCATAGACGTGGTGAAGGTCCAGTACAACGAG GACGTGGGGCACGGCATCGTGGAGGCCTACTCGAGGGTGCTCGTCGGGGTGGCGTTCAGCATCCTGTCCCGGGTGGCGGAGATCATGCTGGAGGACGACCTGATCAAGAAGCCCAACACGCCCATGGCCACCCTCAAGTTCGACCTCTCCTCCGACGTGTACCTGGAGGGCATCACCGAGACGCCGCCGGGCCACATCCGGCGGTCCCTCATGGACCAGATCAGCATGGTCGACGGCCGCTTCGACGCCGTCGTCAAGAAGAGAGGGGCCAAGCAGCTCATGTGGTGA